The following coding sequences are from one Paenibacillus sp. FSL R5-0912 window:
- a CDS encoding helix-turn-helix domain-containing protein: protein MTNKLYARDLGLEPGFTFRIQKCPLTQDYYVHCHDFSELVVILEGSAIHIIEGKEYPVSAGQVFFIHSDISHGYKNVQNIEYINVMFHPDQLLQLPELKLLPGFQALFYLEPFFRKEMYFKGMLSLQPAQLEEATVLLDRILEEYDRQSDGYRLMIRTYFTALVGTLSRYYRQNGGGTENRALQIGEAVTYIEEHFLQPISLQSLADLAYMSKRQFLRVFTRNYHTTPMDYVIRKRLEYSCTLLRNAGLTISQVAMDSGFRDHNYYSRQFKKVFLCTPSEYRMHKAGM from the coding sequence ATGACAAATAAACTCTATGCACGGGATTTAGGACTCGAGCCTGGCTTCACTTTCCGCATTCAGAAATGCCCGCTGACTCAGGATTATTATGTTCACTGCCATGATTTCTCGGAGCTGGTGGTCATCCTGGAGGGAAGCGCGATTCATATTATCGAAGGAAAGGAGTACCCCGTATCGGCGGGTCAGGTGTTTTTTATCCACAGCGATATTTCACATGGGTACAAAAATGTGCAGAATATTGAGTACATCAATGTGATGTTCCATCCCGATCAGCTGCTGCAGCTGCCTGAGCTGAAGCTCCTGCCGGGGTTTCAGGCGCTGTTCTATCTGGAGCCGTTCTTCCGCAAAGAGATGTACTTCAAAGGCATGCTCTCCTTGCAGCCCGCGCAGCTGGAAGAGGCTACTGTTCTGCTGGACCGGATTCTGGAGGAGTATGACCGGCAGTCTGACGGCTACCGGCTGATGATCCGCACGTATTTCACCGCACTTGTCGGCACACTATCACGATATTACCGGCAGAATGGCGGCGGAACGGAGAACAGGGCGCTGCAGATCGGTGAGGCGGTTACCTATATTGAAGAGCATTTCCTCCAGCCTATTTCACTTCAGTCTCTGGCAGATCTGGCTTATATGTCGAAGCGCCAATTTCTCCGCGTGTTCACCCGGAATTACCATACGACACCTATGGATTATGTCATCCGCAAACGGCTGGAGTATTCCTGCACACTGCTGCGCAATGCCGGATTAACCATCTCACAGGTGGCCATGGACAGCGGGTTCCGGGATCATAATTATTATTCCAGACAATTCAAAAAAGTGTTCCTGTGCACGCCCTCCGAGTACCGGATGCATAAGGCCGGAATGTAG
- a CDS encoding helix-turn-helix domain-containing protein: MHKKWLYRLILSYLPILFAVVFCLIILFFLTLNEAMERQTAKANGVYAENVLQIVDTTLRNLETTTIKSLLLDDQVSSYFDRPGQLDPYHDYGVTEVLLDFMSPLPMIDSVYLYRAADGKVLMQHFSSSLPDFGDRSFIETAMRGAGSYAWSGIRDLQLFSGEDQPKSVISLVEQVPYFSGEQGLIVINVRKQSLQALIQDMNMANTEICLKDAGGRAFAGADTCSDPQAQDQAVNRMSSYTGWTIKVGLARAEAFSLLSAFSNVWAILGFAAIFGGIAAMTYISHRNYRPIEQVMSRIYTFGADRSSGWKPQSKGDDEFSFIGHALESLIEQTNSYEKQQAEGILHRRNQLFKELLEHSGQVSAEIWSRESERIGMKGEFAGAVVGIAEIDFYEAFAADYSARDQALFKFTLRSVIQEIAEKEGEPLWTEWIGPGRLGLLFRRSAAGATADGAEKPLMIAESARSWVKQHLKFTATFGISGPAAGLSGLSDAYRKAAGALERKLTGGPDRVYVAPAEGSLPPQAEGMDVLVQSIGAVPQLYRLGNDEWRPLMERIFGLLAGGNYSKEDIVRLLQLLEAGLSREMQELPPEMKGIWNNGRLRGIPQSPESFEWIEELRGELLASLEEIEEALRGLRMNREQYTLANKVREYIALHYADPDFSLTHAADSFAMNTKALSRIFKEEIGENFVDYLARLRMDEAKRLLTETSEPVQNIAERVGYLYPMSFIRVFKKLEGVTPGEYRKERSGPPQGERQG; the protein is encoded by the coding sequence ATGCATAAGAAATGGCTGTACCGACTGATTCTTTCCTACCTGCCGATCCTGTTTGCCGTGGTATTTTGCTTGATTATCCTGTTTTTCCTGACCCTAAATGAAGCGATGGAGAGGCAGACGGCCAAGGCAAACGGTGTATACGCAGAAAATGTACTGCAGATCGTGGACACCACTCTCCGCAACCTGGAGACTACAACGATCAAAAGCCTGCTGCTGGATGATCAGGTGAGCAGTTATTTTGACCGCCCGGGGCAGCTTGATCCTTATCATGATTACGGGGTAACGGAGGTGCTGCTGGATTTCATGTCGCCGCTGCCGATGATCGATTCGGTCTATTTATACCGTGCGGCCGACGGCAAAGTGCTGATGCAGCATTTCTCGTCCAGTCTGCCGGATTTCGGGGACCGCAGCTTTATTGAGACAGCGATGAGGGGGGCAGGCAGCTATGCCTGGAGCGGAATCCGTGACCTGCAGCTTTTCTCCGGCGAGGATCAGCCGAAATCAGTCATTTCGCTGGTGGAGCAGGTACCTTATTTCTCCGGTGAGCAGGGATTGATTGTCATTAACGTGCGGAAGCAGTCTCTGCAGGCGCTGATTCAGGATATGAACATGGCGAATACGGAGATCTGCCTGAAGGACGCCGGTGGGCGCGCTTTTGCAGGGGCTGATACCTGCTCAGACCCACAGGCTCAGGATCAGGCGGTAAACCGCATGTCTTCCTATACAGGCTGGACAATTAAGGTTGGATTGGCGCGTGCAGAAGCCTTCTCGCTGCTGTCAGCCTTCTCTAATGTCTGGGCGATTCTGGGCTTTGCGGCGATCTTCGGCGGGATTGCGGCCATGACGTATATCAGCCATCGGAATTACCGTCCGATTGAACAGGTGATGAGCCGGATTTACACGTTCGGTGCGGACCGTTCCTCCGGCTGGAAGCCGCAGAGCAAGGGGGATGATGAATTTTCTTTCATCGGCCATGCGCTGGAGAGTCTGATTGAGCAGACGAACAGCTATGAGAAGCAGCAGGCGGAGGGAATCCTGCACAGGCGGAATCAGTTGTTCAAAGAGCTGCTGGAGCACAGCGGCCAGGTGTCGGCAGAAATATGGAGCCGAGAATCGGAGCGGATTGGAATGAAAGGTGAATTTGCAGGCGCGGTTGTGGGAATTGCTGAGATTGATTTCTATGAGGCCTTTGCTGCAGACTACTCTGCTCGTGATCAGGCGTTGTTCAAATTCACCCTCCGCAGTGTGATTCAGGAGATCGCCGAGAAAGAAGGGGAACCGCTCTGGACAGAGTGGATTGGACCGGGGCGTCTCGGGCTGCTCTTCCGCCGTTCCGCCGCCGGAGCAACGGCTGATGGTGCCGAGAAGCCGCTGATGATTGCAGAGAGTGCCCGCTCCTGGGTGAAGCAGCATCTCAAATTCACGGCAACCTTTGGCATCAGCGGGCCGGCGGCCGGTCTCAGCGGCTTATCGGATGCTTACCGCAAGGCCGCAGGTGCGCTGGAACGCAAACTCACTGGCGGTCCCGACCGCGTCTATGTTGCACCGGCAGAAGGCAGTCTCCCGCCCCAGGCGGAAGGAATGGATGTGCTGGTGCAGTCTATCGGTGCCGTTCCCCAGCTGTACCGGCTGGGGAACGACGAGTGGAGGCCGCTGATGGAGCGGATCTTCGGGCTGCTGGCAGGCGGCAATTACTCCAAGGAGGACATTGTCCGCCTGCTGCAGCTGCTGGAGGCTGGCCTCTCCAGGGAGATGCAGGAGCTGCCGCCAGAGATGAAGGGGATATGGAATAACGGGCGGCTGCGCGGAATTCCGCAATCTCCGGAATCCTTCGAATGGATAGAGGAGCTACGCGGGGAGCTCCTGGCTTCACTGGAGGAGATAGAGGAGGCGCTCCGCGGCCTGCGGATGAACCGGGAGCAGTATACGCTGGCCAACAAGGTGCGTGAGTATATTGCCCTGCATTACGCCGATCCCGATTTCTCCCTGACCCATGCCGCTGACAGCTTCGCGATGAATACCAAAGCGCTGAGCCGGATATTCAAGGAAGAAATCGGCGAGAATTTCGTCGATTATCTGGCCCGGCTGCGGATGGACGAGGCCAAGCGCCTGCTGACAGAGACCTCCGAGCCTGTCCAGAATATCGCCGAGCGGGTGGGGTATTTGTATCCGATGTCCTTCATCCGCGTCTTCAAGAAGCTGGAGGGCGTAACCCCGGGAGAGTACCGCAAGGAGCGGAGCGGCCCTCCGCAAGGCGAGCGGCAGGGCTAG
- a CDS encoding glycoside hydrolase family 2 TIM barrel-domain containing protein produces the protein MNMLRTSICLNGEWDFMPLYDQPRCRSLPERLQYEARKIQVPSSWRHSYKTPSGSKFGEVPDHNFVPFDVYGYPGEWDAAEAGVLHRSFQVPETMLGQRIVLRFDGILQKAAVYLDRERIAVWEDGYLPLRLDITRMVKPGREQQLHVVCGSFDMAVIPSGEERITGLAGSWFGRIARGIWQDIFLQGYPPISLEDLTIRTSVRQGMLEVEALMSTEPGGPAMEALQVFLKVRERKSGTLTAKGAEPLPVLEAEAGVNVLPAQAVEGRQLCWNTGSREWGGASFALPWQGAELWSPEHPFLYELELELQADGEVLDRRTDVFGFREFWCEGPQFMLNGIPVNLRGDSWHFQGAAQQTEDYIRNWYRMCRQAGINSIRLHAEPYPADYLRIADEEGMLIVDETAIYGSGKTMDAAHPDFISNCRAHVQRLVQRDKNHPSVILWSVQNEMRWVDGRDTYKQHIPGLMELMRALDSTRPIMVEGDNRLVTKQGTEVESRHYNIDGTIAQWDRSVPLTFGEHGGWWYICPQNSSMYIGLDAYRDSDASAAGLAQKERLFVEYARRQGVSGISTFNFAHYFMRAMPERNIQLPPADLNTPGPKPAVIPAYSLSLNNGLLPGEYPAFKANPAFAIMAEAFKPVTLIAAEYNRCFFDDAPVRRSFDVYNDTLAEQEVTIECTVRQSGHVVHSETFRFRHEPAARRSIRLEWMPEPVNGEGAGLGGDEGVGVGARAGDGAEVRVGDGEGARAGDVAEVRVGDGAGASAGVAEAEAVLSARLFHGMELKHELLLSYRLLSGSCKTEPVEVALPAAYLGSDRDYEAIRTLVPGLVRSEAEAVEQLGGGTLLIVGSRMQDKDGALDRKLRSYVQRGGRLLLLEQLHLSPGSLTLSRREFIRAHAGDYGHPVLRGLGAEDLMYWHEGLREDGPLPIIRAAFEKPVTGDFTLLLECSAGDFGDGGDLWSPLLEYRSGAGMFLANQLEIMDHLQRIPQACLLLRSLLQYAGRAVHAAAVPEPAAVWVRSGGAAEALLCKLRLKGQRLDSAAGLSSLNPGLLVVEAGLLHGPGAAEAVRQAASAGSTVLVLPAEPGGQEALARLLDRPVRIAPHGTYHLAADYTHAAVRGISPVDLFGFDKVHLSPRDVVNRELAGHRLEVQGAEVLCTSVEGTAWKDYFAGQHTAEYSRLALVELNRSKACAPGAFVIRQAVGEGEIICSQLLTDPGSDKSLRLYTRLLGNLEADFADELLQLDKGDAQWAVEAAMTLFCPPYTDYQAMKDYYTDPEFSLNNLGEGLYGWMKKKERREDGTLLIPAPEGRPLFLSCFVHLPALVSGSGEPADIRTGRLRLNSECAYEIYMNGQHVTQPEREIILRRGVNRLVAIVRGDREDISFGMVFLNPDGTYMNDLEFRMTMDEVEPK, from the coding sequence ATGAATATGCTGCGCACATCCATATGCCTGAACGGCGAATGGGATTTCATGCCGCTCTACGATCAGCCGCGCTGCCGCAGTCTTCCTGAGAGGCTGCAATATGAGGCGCGCAAGATACAGGTGCCTTCGAGCTGGCGCCACAGCTATAAGACGCCTTCGGGCAGCAAATTTGGAGAAGTACCGGACCATAACTTCGTGCCGTTTGATGTGTACGGCTACCCGGGAGAATGGGATGCGGCCGAGGCTGGGGTGCTGCACCGTTCTTTTCAGGTGCCGGAGACTATGCTGGGGCAGCGGATTGTGCTGCGCTTCGATGGAATCTTGCAGAAGGCAGCGGTGTATCTGGACCGCGAGCGGATTGCCGTCTGGGAGGACGGGTATCTGCCTTTGCGGCTGGATATCACCCGGATGGTGAAGCCCGGCCGGGAGCAGCAGTTACATGTAGTATGCGGAAGCTTCGACATGGCGGTAATTCCGTCCGGGGAGGAGAGAATCACCGGACTTGCCGGTTCGTGGTTCGGCAGGATCGCAAGGGGAATATGGCAGGATATCTTCCTCCAAGGCTACCCGCCAATATCGCTGGAGGATCTCACAATCCGTACCTCTGTCCGGCAGGGCATGCTGGAAGTGGAGGCACTAATGAGCACAGAGCCGGGTGGTCCTGCGATGGAAGCGCTGCAGGTGTTCCTGAAAGTCAGGGAACGGAAATCCGGTACCCTGACTGCGAAGGGTGCAGAGCCGCTGCCGGTGCTTGAAGCGGAAGCAGGAGTAAATGTTCTGCCTGCGCAGGCCGTAGAAGGACGGCAATTATGCTGGAACACCGGCAGCCGGGAGTGGGGCGGAGCATCATTTGCACTGCCTTGGCAGGGTGCCGAGCTGTGGAGTCCGGAGCATCCGTTCCTATATGAACTGGAGCTGGAGCTTCAGGCAGATGGGGAGGTCCTTGACCGGCGGACCGATGTATTCGGCTTCCGGGAGTTCTGGTGCGAAGGCCCGCAGTTCATGCTGAACGGGATTCCTGTTAACCTGCGGGGCGATTCCTGGCATTTCCAGGGTGCGGCGCAGCAGACAGAAGACTATATCCGCAATTGGTACCGAATGTGCAGACAGGCGGGCATCAACAGCATCCGGCTGCATGCCGAGCCGTATCCGGCTGATTATCTGCGGATTGCCGATGAGGAAGGAATGCTGATTGTCGATGAGACAGCCATCTACGGGTCCGGTAAAACTATGGATGCGGCCCACCCCGATTTCATCTCCAATTGCCGGGCGCATGTGCAGCGGCTGGTACAGCGGGATAAGAATCACCCATCCGTCATTCTGTGGAGCGTGCAGAACGAGATGCGCTGGGTGGACGGCCGGGATACCTACAAACAGCATATCCCGGGTCTGATGGAGCTGATGAGAGCCCTTGATTCCACCCGCCCGATTATGGTGGAAGGGGATAACCGGTTGGTCACCAAGCAAGGGACAGAGGTGGAGAGCCGCCATTACAACATTGACGGCACGATCGCGCAGTGGGACCGCAGCGTTCCGCTCACCTTCGGCGAGCATGGCGGCTGGTGGTACATCTGCCCGCAGAACAGCAGCATGTATATCGGACTGGACGCATACCGTGACTCAGATGCAAGTGCTGCCGGCTTAGCCCAGAAGGAAAGGCTGTTCGTGGAGTATGCACGCCGCCAAGGGGTCTCTGGCATCTCTACCTTCAACTTCGCCCATTATTTCATGCGGGCGATGCCGGAACGGAATATTCAGCTGCCGCCTGCCGACCTGAACACACCAGGCCCTAAGCCTGCGGTAATTCCGGCTTACTCCCTTTCCCTGAACAACGGGCTGCTGCCGGGGGAATATCCGGCATTCAAGGCCAATCCCGCTTTTGCCATTATGGCTGAAGCCTTCAAGCCGGTAACATTGATTGCCGCCGAATATAACCGCTGCTTCTTCGATGATGCGCCGGTCCGCCGCAGCTTCGATGTCTACAACGATACGCTGGCAGAACAGGAAGTAACTATTGAATGCACGGTCCGGCAAAGCGGACATGTGGTTCATAGCGAGACGTTCCGTTTCCGCCACGAGCCTGCCGCCCGCCGGAGCATCCGGCTGGAATGGATGCCGGAACCGGTCAATGGTGAAGGAGCAGGATTGGGAGGGGATGAAGGCGTAGGCGTAGGAGCAAGAGCAGGAGATGGGGCAGAAGTAAGAGTAGGAGATGGGGAAGGAGCAAGAGCAGGAGATGTGGCAGAAGTAAGAGTAGGAGATGGGGCAGGAGCATCAGCAGGAGTAGCAGAAGCGGAAGCGGTGCTGTCTGCCCGGCTGTTCCATGGCATGGAGCTGAAGCATGAGCTTCTGTTAAGCTACCGGCTGTTGTCCGGGAGCTGCAAGACTGAGCCGGTAGAAGTAGCGCTTCCCGCTGCTTATCTAGGCTCTGACCGGGACTATGAGGCGATCCGCACCCTGGTGCCCGGCCTGGTCCGGTCAGAAGCGGAAGCGGTAGAGCAGCTTGGGGGCGGGACGCTGCTGATTGTCGGCAGCCGCATGCAGGACAAGGACGGGGCGCTGGACCGGAAGCTGAGAAGCTACGTGCAGCGGGGCGGCAGATTGCTGCTGCTGGAACAGCTTCACCTCTCTCCCGGCAGCCTGACGCTCAGCCGCAGGGAATTCATCCGTGCCCATGCAGGCGACTATGGGCATCCGGTGCTCCGGGGCCTTGGAGCAGAGGACCTCATGTACTGGCATGAGGGGCTGCGCGAGGACGGGCCGCTGCCGATTATCCGGGCAGCGTTCGAGAAGCCGGTGACCGGCGATTTCACCCTGCTGCTGGAATGCAGCGCGGGTGACTTTGGAGATGGCGGCGATCTGTGGTCGCCGCTGCTGGAGTACCGGAGCGGCGCGGGCATGTTCCTGGCGAATCAGCTGGAGATTATGGATCATCTCCAACGGATTCCCCAAGCCTGCCTGCTGCTGCGGAGCCTGCTCCAGTACGCGGGCCGCGCGGTCCACGCGGCCGCTGTACCGGAGCCCGCTGCGGTGTGGGTCCGCAGCGGCGGGGCGGCGGAGGCCTTGCTCTGCAAGCTCCGCCTGAAGGGCCAGAGGCTGGACAGCGCCGCAGGCTTGTCCAGCCTGAACCCCGGCCTCCTGGTGGTGGAGGCCGGATTGCTGCACGGACCGGGCGCGGCGGAAGCCGTCCGGCAGGCGGCAAGTGCCGGCAGCACAGTGCTGGTGCTGCCGGCAGAACCCGGCGGGCAGGAGGCGCTTGCCCGCCTGCTGGACCGCCCCGTGCGTATTGCGCCGCACGGGACCTATCATCTGGCGGCGGACTATACGCACGCCGCCGTCCGCGGGATCAGCCCTGTCGACCTGTTCGGGTTCGACAAGGTGCATCTCTCGCCCCGGGACGTGGTCAACCGGGAGCTGGCCGGTCACAGGCTGGAGGTGCAAGGCGCGGAGGTGCTGTGCACCAGCGTGGAAGGCACAGCCTGGAAGGATTACTTCGCCGGACAGCATACGGCGGAATACAGCAGGCTGGCGCTGGTCGAGCTGAACCGCAGCAAGGCCTGTGCTCCCGGGGCTTTTGTGATCCGCCAGGCAGTCGGCGAGGGTGAGATTATCTGCTCGCAGTTGCTCACCGACCCGGGCAGTGACAAAAGCCTGAGGCTGTACACCCGCCTGCTGGGCAATCTGGAGGCCGACTTCGCGGATGAGCTGCTGCAGCTGGATAAAGGAGATGCGCAGTGGGCGGTGGAAGCCGCGATGACGCTGTTCTGTCCGCCGTATACCGATTATCAGGCCATGAAGGATTACTATACCGACCCGGAATTCTCCCTGAACAATCTGGGTGAAGGCCTGTATGGCTGGATGAAGAAAAAAGAACGGCGCGAAGACGGAACGCTGCTGATCCCGGCACCTGAGGGCCGTCCGCTGTTTCTGAGCTGTTTCGTGCATCTGCCTGCGCTCGTCTCCGGCAGCGGGGAACCTGCGGATATCCGAACCGGCAGGCTGCGGTTGAACTCAGAATGTGCTTACGAGATCTATATGAACGGTCAGCATGTGACTCAGCCGGAGCGGGAGATCATTTTGAGAAGAGGAGTCAACCGGCTGGTTGCCATCG